A genomic window from Pyricularia oryzae 70-15 chromosome 7, whole genome shotgun sequence includes:
- a CDS encoding short-chain dehydrogenase/reductase SDR: MSKPWALVCPTSRGIGHHLTRALLRRTTLPILATCRSDPDGTKSALLADLPGDESSLSSRLHMARIDVTDEDSVRAAAESCASKHFPREGGHHLRLAFALPGVLRVDKAVEHVDYAQTLDSFRINTLGPLMLMKHFARFLPRGRSDMGSEGGDDKGVLPNHSVWVNMSARVGSVQDNRQGGWYTYRASKAAVNSLTRTFDWQLRNRAGRGEAAFAVAYHPGTVKTDFSKEFWSGAEARGDLQDPEKAAERMLDVILGLKPEQRGRIWDWKGTEVPP; the protein is encoded by the coding sequence ATGTCCAAACCCTGGGCTCTGGTCTGCCCGACCTCCCGCGGCATAGGCCACCACCTCACGCGCGCCCTCCTCCGCCGCACCACCCTGCCCATCCTGGCGACGTGCCGCTCCGACCCAGACGGGACCAAATCCGCGCTGCTGGCCGACCTCCCCGGCGATGAGAGTTCGCTCTCGTCCAGACTGCACATGGCCCGCATCGACGTGACGGACGAGGACAGCgtgcgcgccgccgccgagtcgTGCGCGTCCAAGCACTTCCCCCGGGAGGGGGGCCACCACCTCCGGCTGGCTTTTGCCCTGCCCGGCGTGCTGCGCGTCGACAAGGCCGTCGAGCACGTCGACTACGCCCAGACGCTCGACTCGTTCCGGATCAACACCCTCGGGCCCTTGATGCTGATGAAGCATTTCGCCCGCTTCCTGCCCCGCGGCCGCTCAGACATGGGCAGCGAGGGTGGTGACGACAAGGGGGTGCTCCCGAACCACTCGGTATGGGTCAACATGTCGGCGCGTGTCGGGTCCGTCCAGGACAACAGGCAAGGAGGCTGGTACACGTACCGTGCCTCCAAGGCCGCCGTCAACAGCCTCACTCGCACCTTCGACTGGCAGCTTCGGAATCGTGCCGGGCGGGGCGAGGCTGCCTTCGCGGTGGCGTACCACCCGGGGACCGTCAAGACGGATTTCTCAAAGGAGTTTTGGTCCGGTGCTGAGGCGAGAGGGGACCTGCAGGACCCGGAAAAGGCGGCCGAGAGGATGCTGGATGTTATATTGGGGCTGAAGCCTGAGCAGAGAGGCAGGATCTGGGACTGGAAGGGAACAGAGGTGCCGCCATAG